The genomic window gctagcatcaaccttatGTCCTTGACCATGATGAAGATAATGAGGATTGAAgaggccaaaccaacaagaatggcacttcaATTAGCTGATAGAACATTCAAGTTCCCTCGTGGAGTAGTGGAGGACTTGTTAGTTAAGGTGGGAGAGTTTATCTTCCCAGCTGATTTGGTTGTGCTTGATATGGAGGAAGAGGCtaacacatcaatcatcctagcaagaccatttctagctactggTGGAGCCATAattgatgttcaaaaaggggAGTTAGTCTTGAGACtgcatgaagagaagatggttttcaatgtcttcaaagcaatgagcTACCCAAAGGAGTCCATTGGTGAATGCATGATGGTAGACACAATAGAAAAGCTAGTTCAAGGAGTTTTAGAAAAAGAACAACATGAAGAAATAATGGAGTAAGATCAACAAGTATCATATGGTGAACTACCACAAGAGAGCAAAGCAGACTCAATCATGCTAGACAAGGCAAGCAAAAAGGAAATGGAGGCACCAAAGCTAGAGTTGAAAACTCTGCCTCCAAGCTTGAAGTATGCCTACTTAGGTGACAATGACACATATCTAGTCATCATTAATTCAAGCTTGAGTAAAGatcaagaagaggagcttatcaatgtgctgagacaacacaaggatgccatagggtGGACACTATCATATTTAAaaagaattagtccttcaatgtgtatgcataaaatACCCCTTGATGAAGATGCCAAACCATTAAGGCAGCCGCAAAGAAGGTTGAACCCATCAATGCAAGAAGTAGTGCAAAAAGAAGTGCTGAAGctatggcaagcaggggtgatttatcccatctcagacagcccttgggtgaaCCCTATTCAAGTAGTTCTTAAGAAAGGAGGAGTCACTATTGTGCCAAATGAAAGAAATAAATTGATACGaacaagaacagtgactggatggtgcatgtgcatagattataggaaGCTCAATAAGGCTACAAGGAAAGACCACTTCCCTCTACCTTTCATGGACCAAATGTTGGAGACGCTTGCTGGACATGAATACTACTGTTTCTTGGACGGATACCTAGGCTACAATCAGATTGTAGTGGACCCCAAAGACCAAGAGAAGACTTCCTTTACTTGTCCTTATGGTGTCTTTGCATATAGGAagatgccctttggattgtgcaatgcacctgccacattccaaaggtgcatgctctccattttttctgaCATGATTGAAAGGTttattgaagtctttatggatgattttttttatgtttggtgaTTCATTTTCTAAGTGCTTGCACCACCTtgccttggtgctaaagagatgtcaagagaccaacctagtaatgaactgggaaaagtgtcactttatGGTCACTTAAGGGGTGGTCCTTGGTCACAAAATCTCTAAGATAAgcatagaggtggacaaggctaaggtgaaagtgattgaaaaattacctccaccttgtaATGTCAAAGAaattagaagttttctaggacatgctgggttttatagaaggttcattagagatttttcaaagattgccaAACCTTTAAGCAACTTGCTTatctctaatgtaccttttgtttttgatagagaatGCATGATAGCCTTTGAGGAGTTAAAAACTAGGCTCTCTCTGCatctattatagcaccacctaactgggatttaccttttgaattgatgtgtgatacATCAAattttgctattggtgctgtTTTAGGACAAAGAAGAGACAAGCTAGTGCATGTCATCTATTATGCTAGCAAagttcttaatgagaatcaaaggaactacacCACCACAGAGAAAGAACTTCTTTCTATAGTGCTTGCATTTGAtgagtttagatcatatcttattggttcTAAAGTCATTGTTTTTATTGACCATGCAGCTCTTAAGTATTTGCTAACCAAGCAAGAGTCCAAGCCTAGATTGATAAGGTAGATCTTATTGCTTCAAGAGTTCAACATTGAGATTAAGGATAGAAGTGGGGCAGAGAACAAAGTGGCTGACCACTTATCAAGGATCCCAAAGGAGGAAGATGGAGCACACAACCTTGCAGTAAATGAGAGCTTTCCAGATGAACAATTAGGATGATCCTTATTTATTCAAGAAAGGTGCTGATGGTATTCTTTTGGCCATGAGGAAGGACAAGGGGTCCTTTGGCATTGCCATGAATCCAGTTATGGAGAACATTTTAGTGGAGAAAAGACTGCAGCCAAGATGTTGCAATGTGGATTTTTTGGCCTACAATATTCAAGAATGCTAAAGAGTTGGTGATAAGGTGCAATGAGTGTTAAAGAACTGGAAACTTACCCAAAAAGAATGAAATACCACAAAGATTCATTATGGAGTTGGAGTTGTTTGATGTTTGggagattgacttcatgggaccattcccacccTCATACTCAAATAATTACATACTAGTGGCTGTGGATTATGTGTCAAAATTGGTAGAGGCTATAGCTActtcaacaaatgataacaaagtGGTGATCAATTTCTTGAGGAAGAATATATTTAGCTGGTTTGGGGTTTCTAGAGCTCTTATAAGTGATGGGGGaactcacttttgcaacaagcaACTTGAGACATTCCTCCTAAAATATGGTGTCAAGTACAAGGTAGCAACCCCTtaccatccacaaaccaatggtcaAGTTGAAATTTCAAATAGAGAGCTCAAAAGAATCCTTGAGAAGACTGTTGGAAACTCAAGAAAAGATTGGtccaagaagctagatgatgcattatgggcctatagAACAGCTTTAAAGACACCTATTGGCATGTttccataccaattggtgtttgaaaaggcttgtcatctaccaatggagcttgagcatagagcattttgggctctaaagacGTTAAACTTTGATAATCAAGCTGCTGGGGGAAAGAAGGCTACTACAACTCAATGAGCTAGAAGAATTCAGATCTCAagcttatgaaaatgccaagatttacaaGGAAAATACAAAGAAATGGCATGATCAAAAGCTAGCAAGAAAGGAGTTTGTAGAAGGCCAAAAGGTGCTATTATACAACTCatgactcaagttcttcccaggGAAGCTAAAGTCAAGATTGTAAGAACCAGAGTTTTCACgtaaaaccattttaataaaatagTTTTAATGCCTGGAATAGATTTAAAATTTAGacgtttttattttaaaatataaaggtgaaatttggttttaatgaatttttctgagttggaaaatgtatcattttcgaaaagtttttgtaaaaatacgtactggcgcttaagccagcagtaccggctctagtctgtccagtaccgcatattttggaaaataagattttgaaagttgaattattgttttgaaaggataaaaataatttagaatcgaaaactgggcactaatcttaaaggttttggcccaaagtgggtcaaacggaccaaaaacgctaacgggttggaccagtcccaaaccgggcccaaggcccaacacaTATATGCTTATTAAATGAGCATTTTAGCTCATTCTCATCCACAAAGAAGTGAGGCACGCTGGtttgagaagagagagagaagaaggcttggcactattcacctccatcttcctcaagccataacttgagctacggacctccgattgacgagccgtttacggccacgcgaagctcttgtcgaGCTCTTCGATTCTATCTAAGCAAATTTGGTAAGAATTTGCGTCTCAATCCCCAATTTCCTACCCTAACTTCTATATTTTTGggggtttggtttttgagtagattttggggttttgcttgtttatgggtgatctagcattggagTATTGTTGAATTTTTCCCCTAATCTTGTtgggtaaggtttcactaaactcttgtgtttagttgtttttgtaAACCATAAGTTTGATGTTTGTATGTtatgtgatgttagattgagttttggtatttgttggagttggttgaggctttggattgagcttggtggcttcattttggtgtttggagcgtttgagaatcggccaaggtatgggtttagtttcctttatgtaatatgtaatatttctggaaACTTAaactagttgaccttaagatagaattgaattgaatgtatGTGTAACTTGAATGTATGTGTTACTTGAATGTGAATTGTGTCTTAGTGATTGATATAATAGTGTTTGGAGTGGATATGGTTGAGGAGTGATATTATATGTTGATGGTTGTTGAGGTTGAGAAATTTGATGATGAATGCTGAGATTTGTTATGGTTGATGGTGTTGTTGATGATTAATTAATGATGATTAATGGGAATGTTATTGGTGAATGAGGAGAATTGTGAGTCTTTATGATGATTTTGGATGTTGTTGAGTAATGATTATGATGTGTgatgatatatgttgatgaggaTTTTGGGGTTTGAATCTTGTAGTTGGTATTGGTACTGAATGGTGGTTGAGAAATTTGAATGTGATATTAGGCTGAATTTAGAGTTGGAATGAGGAGAGTATTAAATGGTTTAATGATTGAGAAGGTTGGATAATTGATAAAATGGTTGAAGGAAGGTTTGGTATGAATATTGGGTTATTTTGGTATGGTTGAAAGTGGGCTTGAGTTGGTCTAAATTGAGAGTTGCAGCAATATTGAGGTCTTGAgacttttggtaaaaatagatttttagtaAACTTTGACGGGTCATAACTTGGGCCTCAGTTTTCGAATTTTGTTGAATTTTATGTataattaaagttcattgaaaactcttcaaattgatataaagtttgtaaaaattggatttttgtaaaggaagttatgatcattcaaagtttggtgtcaaaatctaaaattatgtaaagttacagaattttgtgatttctggtatatgcgcacgcacagccttgtgcgcacgcacaaccttgTAAATTTTTAAACATGTGCGCATGCACAgcgttgtgcgtatgcacaagcaaggaaaggCCTGCTGGTTAGAGCGCTAGCACGACCTGTGTGCGCACATATCCAATGAAGTTTTACAATCTGTGCGGACGCatagacctgtgcgcacgcacaagttgggAAGGTCAATCTGTTGGGGGCACTAACACgccttgtgcgagtgaacagaattATAAAATTtggtacctgtgcatacgcacacccctatgcgtacgcacacccctatgcgtacgcacacgttttgaAAATCTCTTTGGGCATGCGCACGtacacccttgtgcgtacgcaatGATTCATCAGGAAAccgtctctcaacaatttcctatcggcaagtgtaccagattgtcgtcaagtaaaaactcactgtagagtgaggtcgaatcccacagggattggttggttgatcaatatTAATTGGAaaattgttctagttgagcgaaatcagatTTGGTTGAGAATTGTAAAATGTAAATTTGGCGGGAAACTTACATTGCAAGAATTAAATGACAGaagttaaattgcatgaaataaaaggacagaaacttaaattgcaagaaattaaatgggaagggggattaagcatgaaattaaggaagcaaaatataaaagaatgggtagatcagagataggggagctcattggggtcaggagatgtgaGAATTCTCCGAattaaattcattttcatctcttcctcaataaatgcattcattgatctccttggcaatcttaagtgattagatcccaattccttggcaatctaatctctctaagcataaacaattgcccaattccttgatttaagtgctcatgggaagagatgaagtttggccATTTATTATACCACataaattcatagatcaaagttttagtaggattacatgtcactatatccatccaaaccccaatctaatccaatgtgagaaagcaattctagcatgatctcctcattcctcttccaaggttccgaggaaatccaattatgaatagcttctttcccaacataactatccaattggatgaagaacgaaagctttctagtaaaatcaagagaaaagaaagaagaagaataatgaaaactagtattgatccattgaatttacacaaagctccctaacccaatgaaaggggtttagttgttcatagctctcaaaagggaaaatggaattgaaagatacattgcaGAATTCAAACAATTGTAGAAAAGTAAAAATGAACCCCAAAAGGAAAAGTGCAGTAAAAGTAATGTCCAAAAAAAAAGGTTCCTCTAACTTAAATGCTAAGCTATTTATATACTTTCTTcgattgatcttcaatctctgaattgggcttttggccttgatggaattgggttgaaatgtCTTCCAATTGGTTTCctttgctgttgagaagagatatGCTTGAATTACAAGTTCTAGTGCTTCAAGTTAGAGTCAACGTTTAATGgtcaacgttgactcaaacgccttCTTAAAAACCAGATGAagttgctgtcattggcgtttgactcaacattGGAGAGCCAACGTTTttctacccacgcgtacgcgtgcctggtGCGTTTGTGCCCATGGGGTAAAAATGttcattcacgcgtgcgcgtgctgcaGGCGTGCGCGTGGATTTAGTAATATCATTTTCCAGTTTTAAACAAAGGTAGAAGAGCGTTGGCCTCAGCATTGGACTAGcaacgttgcctccaacgttggccaatccacgcgtgcgcgtgctgcaCACGTGCGCGTGGATTCTTAAAAGctagacccacgcgtacgcgccatggacgcgtacgcgttgttGTGCGTTTTTAAATTCAGATTTTGGAGTTCACCATCGCGCACGTTGGCCTTAAACGTTGGAGGAAGCGTTTGGGGTCCAACGTCACCCaaccacgcatgcgcgtcagctATGTGTGCGTGTGGATTGTCAAAATttcacatccacgcgtgcgcgtacagcacgcgtgcgtGTCGCTATAGTTTTTTCAGAATTTCCAGAAAGCTCATTTGTTcacaacgttgggggtaacgttggataTCCAATGCTCCCTCCAACGTGAGCATCAGCAAGTTATGCAGAGAATTGCTCTGCCTCCccttcaacgtttgaggcaacgttggtgatccaacttggccaccaacgttgcttcttctttctcttttccaGGCTTCTTCTTCAACTCTCCTCCATGCCTTccttcacctgtcatcaaccaatacatgcatcaaagccttgctaaagtcgtgaaaattctcatcattcttagcatacaagtaattatagcataattctcatgaaattgcatcaaattaatcatggttgaatgaatctaggcatacataaagttctaacccaattgcttacttatagctcaagaaagtgcataaaacctattaaaaacaaagaaaatggctagtgaaactagcctaagatgccctggcatc from Arachis ipaensis cultivar K30076 chromosome B09, Araip1.1, whole genome shotgun sequence includes these protein-coding regions:
- the LOC107615529 gene encoding uncharacterized protein LOC107615529, translating into MKDPGSFQIPCIIENINIEKALCDMGASINLMSLTMMKIMRIEEAKPTRMALQLADRTFKFPRGVVEDLLVKVGEFIFPADLVVLDMEEEANTSIILARPFLATGGAIIDVQKGELVLRLHEEKMVFNVFKAMSYPKESIGECMMVDTIEKLVQGVLEKEQHEEIME